Genomic segment of Euzebyales bacterium:
CGGCCTCGGACAGCATGGCGGCCCGCACGATGCCCGTTCGGAAGCCCATCGCCCGCAGCATGCCGATCTCGTGCCGGCGCTCGCGGACCGCGCGGACCATGACGACACCCAGGCCGGCGATCCCCACGAGCAGGCCGAGGCCGAGGAAGCCCCGCAGCAGGGCGATGAAGCCCACTAGCTGACCCGTCCCGGCGGTTCCCATCGTGGTGAAGGTTCGGGCGTCAGCCCCGTGCGCGAGGAGATCCGCG
This window contains:
- a CDS encoding FtsX-like permease family protein, giving the protein ADLLAHGADARTFTTMGTAGTGQLVGFIALLRGFLGLGLLVGIAGLGVVMVRAVRERRHEIGMLRAMGFRTGIVRAAMLSEAGLIAVQGTVIGAVLGLVTTRQLLAGSDSFGDVPPPFVVPWVGLLVILGLPLVASLAATSWPASRAAAIKPAVALRAAD